AACCATCAACACTTCTGAGTTGCTCTCTCGTTACTCTGGGATTCCAATTCCTAAAAACAAGGCGGTTGTTGGTGGCAATGCCTTCTCACACGAGTCTGGTATTCACCAAGACGGGGTTCTTAAAAATCCTCTTACTTATGAAATCATCACCCCTGAGCTGGTGGGTGTCAAGAGCAATAGCCTCCCTCTTGGAAAATTGTCTGGTCGCCATGCCTTTGTCGAAAAACTGCATGAGTTGGGACTGGAATTTACAGAAGAGGACATCAAGCCGTTGTTTGCTAAGTTCAAATCTCTGGCAGACAAGAAACACGAGATCACAGATGCCGATATCCGCGCCCTTGTTGCCGGTACAGCAGTGGAAAATCCAGAAGGATTCCAATTTAATGATCTTCGCTTAACCACCAATGCAGACGAAACGATTACAGCAGCGGTTAGCCTCCGCAATGAAGAAGGGGAAGTACTTGAATTCCTTGCCAATGGTCAAGGGTCGGTTGAAGCGATCTTTAATGCGATTGATAAATTCTTCAACCAAACTGTTCGCTTGACCTCATACAATATCGATGCAGTGACAGATGGGATCGATGCTCAAGCCCGTGTCTTGGTATCCGTGGAAAATGTCGATACCGATACGATTTTCAATGCCTCTGGTTTGGACTTCGACGTATTGAAAGCTTCTGCCATCGCTTATATCAATGCCAACACGCTGGTTCAAAAAGAGAATGCGGGTGAGATGGGACGAGCTGTCTCCTACCGTGATCTTCCACAAGCCTAAGAGGAACTGAACATGACAAAGAAAATTGTAACACTTGCAGGAGATGGGATTGGCCCTGAGATCATGGCAGCTGGACTAGAGGTCCTCGCAGCCGTTGCTCCCAAAATTGGCTTTGATTATAGTCTAGAAGACAAACCTTTTGGGGGTGCTGGGATTGATGCCGCTGGTCACCCACTTCCCCAAGATACTCTCAAAGTAGCTAAAGGAGCGGATGCTATTCTTCTCGCAGCCATCGGGAGTCCGGAATATGACAATGCTCCTGTTCGTCCAGAACAAGGCCTGCTCGCTATTCGTAAGGAATTAAATCTCTTTGCCAATATTCGTCCTGTACGGATTTTTGACGCCTTGAAACACTTGTCTCCTTTGAAGCCAGAGCGTATCGAGGGTGTTGACTTTGTGGTCGTGCGTGAATTGACAGGTGGGATTTACTTTGGAGAGCATATCTTGAAAGAAGATACAGCGCGCGATATCAATGATTACAGTGCAGAAGAAATCCGTCGGATTATGCGCCAAGCCTTCAAGATCGCGCAAGGACGTGGTAAGAAAGTGACCAGTATCGATAAGCAAAATGTCCTTGCAACTTCTAAATTGTGGCGCCAAGTGGCAGAAGAAGTGGCTAAAGAATTTCCAGATGTGACCTTAGAGCACCAGCTTGTCGATAGTGCGGCCATGATCATGATTACCAATCCAGCCCGCTTTGATGTTGTAGTGACAGAGAATCTATTCGGAGATATCTTATCTGATGAATCCAGCGTCCTTCCAGGAACACTAGGCGTGATGCCATCTGCTAGTCATTCTGACCAAGGACCAAGTATGTACGAACCGATTCATGGTTCAGCACCTGATATTGCAGGTCAAGGCATTGCCAATCCGATTTCCATGATTCTGTCCGTTGCCATGATGCTCCGAGACAGTTTTGGAGAAACAGCAGGTGCAGAAATGATCGAAGAAGCTGTCAATCAAACCTTGAATCAAGGAATCTTGACGCGAGATCTAGGTGGTCAGGCTTCTACTGCTGAGATGACTGCAGCCATTATTGGGAATCTCTAAGATGACTTGGAGAGATCGCTGTTTAGTTCTTATTGCTATTTGGAATAGTATCGTATTTCTGACCTATGGTTTAGATAAACGAAAAGCTATCCAAAACAGGTGGCGGATTCCTGAAAAGGTCCTGTTACTTGAGAGCTGGCTGCTTGGTGGATTTGGAGCTCTACTAGGTGGATATCTTTTTCACCACAAGGTGCGGAAATGGTATTTTCAAGCCACCTGGTGGGGCAGTAGCCTTCTTTTAGCAGGTGTCCTCTTTCTAATCCTTCAATGGATTTCCTAACAAGAAGATAAATGGAGAAAGACGATGAGTGGAAAATCTATCTTTGATAAACTTTGGGACCGCCACGTGATTACAGGAGTGGAAGGGCAACCCCAACTCATGTATGTGGACCAACACTACATCCACGAAGTGACGAGTCCGCAAGCCTTTCAAGGATTACGGGATGCAGGACGCAAGGTTCGACGACCCGATTTAACCTTTGGAACCTTTGATCACAATGTTCCAACGGTCAATATTTTTGATATTCGAGATGTGATTTCAAAAGCCCAGATTGATAAATTAGCTGAGAATGTGGTGGACTTTGGGATTGATCATGCTGCCCATGGTTCTGCTAAGCAAGGAATCGTTCATATGGTGGGCCCTGAAACCGGTCGGACCCAGCCTGGAAAATTTATTGTCTGTGGAGATAGTCATACCGCCACCCACGGTGCCTTTGGAGCCATTGCCTTTGGGATTGGAACCAGTGAAGTGGAGCATGTCTTTGCTACCCAAACCATCTGGCAAGTCAAACCAAAGAAAATGTTGGTTGAATTCACCGGAACCCCACAAAAAGGGATCTATTCAAAGGATTACATCCTAGCTTTGATAGCGCGCTACGGTGTTGCTTGTGGAGTTGGCTATGTCGTAGAATATCGGGGTGAAGCAATTGATCGCTTGACCATGGAAGAACGCATGACCATCTGTAACATGTCAATCGAGTTCGGGTCCAAAATGGGGATCATGAATCCAGATGAGACGACTTTTGACTACCTCCGGGGACGCGAATGTGTGCCAGATGATTTTGAGGCCGCAGTAGCTGATTGGAAGACTATAGTCAGTGATGACGATGCCGTTTATGATAAGGTCATCCGTATGGATGTATCTGATCTTGCTCCGATGGTGACTTGGGGGACCAATCCTTCTATGGGAGTGGACTTTGAGACTCCATTTCCAGAGATTCGGGACATGAATGATGAACGGGCTTATCATTATATGGATCTTGAACCTGGCCAAAAACCAGCAGACATTGAATTAGGCTATATCTTTATCGGTTCTTGTACCAATGCGCGTCTCAGCGATTTGGAGTTGGCAGCCAAGTTTGTGAAAGGCAAAAAAATTGCGCCAAACTTAACTGCTATTGTGGTACCTGGCTCTCGTCCAGTTAAGCAAGCCGCTGAAAAATTAGGCTTAGACAAGATCTTCATGGATGCGGGCTTTGAATGGCGTGATCCAGGATGCTCCATGTGTCTAGGAATGAACCCAGACAAGGTTCCAGATGGCGTCCACTGTGCTTCTACTAGCAACCGGAACTTTGAAGATCGTCAAGGATTTGGGGCTAAGACCCATCTCTGTAGCCCAGCAATGGCCGCTGCAGCAGCAATCGCTGGTCGCTTTGTCGATGTGCGCCAAATGCCAGAAGTCGAGTAAAAGGAGGAAGCATGGAGAAATTTACCAGTTATACGGGAACTACAGTTCCTTTGATGAACGATAATATTGATACTGACCAAATCCTCCCCAAGCAATTCTTAAAGTTAATTGATAAAAAAGGTTTTGGGAAATACCTCATGTATGCTTGGCGCTATTTGGATGACCAATATACTGAGGATCCAGATTTTATCTTTAACAAGCCAGAATACCGCAAGGCGACCATTTTGATCACTGGTGACAATTTTGGGGCTGGTTCCTCTCGGGAACACGCAGCCTGGGCTTTAGCTGATTATGGCTTTAAAGTCGTTATCGCCGGATCCTTCGGAGATATCCATTACAATAATGAGCTCAATAATGGCATGCTGCCGATTGTCCAACCGCTAGAGGTTCGTCAAAAATTGGCAAGTTTGAAGCCGGCAGATCCAGTGACGGTAGATTTGGAAGAGCAGAAGATCCTCTCGCCTGTTGGAGAGTTTCGCTTTGAGATCGATCAAGATTGGAAGCACAAATTGCTCAACGGGTTGGATGATATCGGGATTACACTTCAGTATGAAGACTTGATCGCAGCTTATGAGAAGAACAGGCCAGCTTACTGGCAATGATAAAATTGTATACTGAATTACGAATTTTCTGAAAATATATTGAATTTGAGACTGTTTTTTGATACAATACTAAAAAGAATAGAAAAGGAAAGAGACTTATGACAAAACACATTCAATGGGACGGACAACTTTCACAAGAAGGATTTGATATTTTGAAAGGAGAGGGTGGCTGTATCGTCTGCCCTACAAAAGTTGGCTACATCATCATGACCAGCGACAAGGCTGGATTGGAACGGAAGTTCGAAGCCAAAGAACGCAACCGTAACAAACCTGGTGTGGTTCTTTGTGGAAGCATGGATGAACTTCGTGCCCTTGCGCAATTGAATCCTGAAATTGAAGCCTTCTACCAAAAACATTGGGATGAAGATATTTTGCTTGGTTGTATCCTTCCATGGCGCGAAGATGCTTATGCAAAATTGCAGGCTTTCGGAGATGGACGTGAAGAACTCATGACAGACGTTCGTGGTACTAGCTGTTTTGTCATCAAATTTGGTAAAGCTGGTGAGCAAATCGCCAAAGAAATGTGGGAAAAAGAAGGTAAGATGGTTTACGCCTCTTCAGCTAACCCATCCGGTAAAGGGAACCGCGGGAAGGTCGAAGGAATCGGTGAGCGGATCGAAGGTGCCGTGGACTTGGTTATCGAAGCTGATGATTATGTAGCTTCTATCCAACCAGATAAGACCATTGAAACGCGCTATGAACAAGGTGTGATGGTTTCTATGGTGGATGCAGAAGGTAAACTGATCCCAGAACAAGGAGCAGGTAGCCGTTCTGTCAATACTTGTCCAGTCGTCATCCGTAAAGGATTGGATATCGATAAGATCATGATGCACTTATCCGATCATTTCAACTCTTGGAACTACCGCCAAGGAGAATACTATTAAGAAACAGAAAAAAGCATTCCATTTGGGATGCTTTTTTGTGAAAGGATAAAAGATGGTATAATAGAGACAAACGATGTTCCAATAGAAAGGGAATTGGTATGATCTCCAGAAAAGCATTTATCGATAAAGTAAATCAGGAAGGTTTTTCCTTCAACATCCAAATCCCATGGTGGTGGTATAAAGACTTCAAGTTATTGGTTTGGAAAAAAAGGCTCTCTGAGGAGCAACTCTATCAGCTGTTTCTTTCACTTTGTAGGGAGATAGAAGGCCGGAGAATGCAAGCTCTAGAGGACGAGAGGAAGTATCAGACTGGATTTTATGTAGGTGCATGCAATGGTCGCGAGTTTCGCTTTGAGTTTGTATTCAAAAAGAATCAAGTACTAAGAGTTTATAATCTATTTGAGACAGTCAATGGTCGGAAGAAACTAACCTTGATGGATCTGCTTGATTACATTATGGATTGACGATGTATAGAAACAATAAGGGTTCACTATAGATTGATAAAAGAAGGAGTGGTTCTATGATTTCAAGAGATGAATTTTTAGAAAGAATCAATCAGGAGGGATTTTCATTTAGCATTGAAATCCCGCGCAGAAATTTTTCGGATTTTAAATCATTGGTTCGGAGAAGAAGAATTTCAGAAGAAGACCTCTATCAGCTGTTTTATAACTATTGTCAAGAACTAGAAAACTGTTTGAAAGAAGCAGGGGAGAAACGACGCTTGCTCTTCAATAAGTTTCCAGTTAGCCCCGTTCATGATAAATATAAAACGAAATTTGATACAGTGGCACCCAATGGACGCCAATTTCGCTTTGAGTTTGTCTTTAGCAATGACAATCGTTTAAAAGTTTATCACATGATCGAAACTGTTAATGGTCGTAGGAAAAAAACTCCTATGGAAATACTGATGGACCTAGTCGATGCTTTATAATGAGGATCTGTTCAAAAGTATAAGGGGGATCAAATCAAAAAAACTAGAGCGCAGGCTCTAGTTTTTTGGTTGTTGATGGGTGATGTTCTTCCCCCAAGGGATGAGATTTTCTTTTTTCTCTTTGATCCGTTGGATATTGTCTTTGTG
Above is a window of Streptococcus sp. LPB0220 DNA encoding:
- the leuB gene encoding 3-isopropylmalate dehydrogenase — its product is MTKKIVTLAGDGIGPEIMAAGLEVLAAVAPKIGFDYSLEDKPFGGAGIDAAGHPLPQDTLKVAKGADAILLAAIGSPEYDNAPVRPEQGLLAIRKELNLFANIRPVRIFDALKHLSPLKPERIEGVDFVVVRELTGGIYFGEHILKEDTARDINDYSAEEIRRIMRQAFKIAQGRGKKVTSIDKQNVLATSKLWRQVAEEVAKEFPDVTLEHQLVDSAAMIMITNPARFDVVVTENLFGDILSDESSVLPGTLGVMPSASHSDQGPSMYEPIHGSAPDIAGQGIANPISMILSVAMMLRDSFGETAGAEMIEEAVNQTLNQGILTRDLGGQASTAEMTAAIIGNL
- a CDS encoding DUF1294 domain-containing protein; this translates as MTWRDRCLVLIAIWNSIVFLTYGLDKRKAIQNRWRIPEKVLLLESWLLGGFGALLGGYLFHHKVRKWYFQATWWGSSLLLAGVLFLILQWIS
- the leuC gene encoding 3-isopropylmalate dehydratase large subunit: MSGKSIFDKLWDRHVITGVEGQPQLMYVDQHYIHEVTSPQAFQGLRDAGRKVRRPDLTFGTFDHNVPTVNIFDIRDVISKAQIDKLAENVVDFGIDHAAHGSAKQGIVHMVGPETGRTQPGKFIVCGDSHTATHGAFGAIAFGIGTSEVEHVFATQTIWQVKPKKMLVEFTGTPQKGIYSKDYILALIARYGVACGVGYVVEYRGEAIDRLTMEERMTICNMSIEFGSKMGIMNPDETTFDYLRGRECVPDDFEAAVADWKTIVSDDDAVYDKVIRMDVSDLAPMVTWGTNPSMGVDFETPFPEIRDMNDERAYHYMDLEPGQKPADIELGYIFIGSCTNARLSDLELAAKFVKGKKIAPNLTAIVVPGSRPVKQAAEKLGLDKIFMDAGFEWRDPGCSMCLGMNPDKVPDGVHCASTSNRNFEDRQGFGAKTHLCSPAMAAAAAIAGRFVDVRQMPEVE
- the leuD gene encoding 3-isopropylmalate dehydratase small subunit; translated protein: MEKFTSYTGTTVPLMNDNIDTDQILPKQFLKLIDKKGFGKYLMYAWRYLDDQYTEDPDFIFNKPEYRKATILITGDNFGAGSSREHAAWALADYGFKVVIAGSFGDIHYNNELNNGMLPIVQPLEVRQKLASLKPADPVTVDLEEQKILSPVGEFRFEIDQDWKHKLLNGLDDIGITLQYEDLIAAYEKNRPAYWQ
- a CDS encoding L-threonylcarbamoyladenylate synthase codes for the protein MTKHIQWDGQLSQEGFDILKGEGGCIVCPTKVGYIIMTSDKAGLERKFEAKERNRNKPGVVLCGSMDELRALAQLNPEIEAFYQKHWDEDILLGCILPWREDAYAKLQAFGDGREELMTDVRGTSCFVIKFGKAGEQIAKEMWEKEGKMVYASSANPSGKGNRGKVEGIGERIEGAVDLVIEADDYVASIQPDKTIETRYEQGVMVSMVDAEGKLIPEQGAGSRSVNTCPVVIRKGLDIDKIMMHLSDHFNSWNYRQGEYY